One Ochotona princeps isolate mOchPri1 chromosome 29, mOchPri1.hap1, whole genome shotgun sequence genomic region harbors:
- the LOC131478257 gene encoding zinc finger protein 260-like, whose product MKRDDLIMIKQENQYENLDQDAMASSKTSTPEGVEFKKINLSSSHIPKLISKDGNYSGIKPEEFNVCHIVYHPSGLPEMEVGEKSAVTDVPENSLQCYEPLSEHHKIHAVQQPFEHTAQWKAFENKKILFTFGRTHMEDTCHKETTQIEEKKFHLCSNLSNHQQTHTRDKFYEYFGYGKPLIYKSDLAINQRHPTGKNYACEPCGKPGSSQSCHTIYHSNLIGENPHVFSECGETLYQKTGLIRNQRIHTGEKPYECNDCGKSFGRMSHLIMHQRIHTGEKPYECVDCGKAFGHKSHLTVHQRTHTGEKPYECDGCERSFGRMASLMLHQRIHTGEKPYECDDCGKAFGRMSSLIIHHRIHTGERPYECTDCGKAFGHKSYLRVHQRIHTGEKPYECSDCGKAFSCTSQVIKHQRTHTGEKPYRCKDCGKDFVEMSQLTKHRRIHTGEKPYECKECGKAFIQKSQLTIHQRTHTGERPFECSDCGKAFRSTSHLVKHQKIHTGEKPYECTDCGKAFGHTSCLIRHQRIHTGEKPYECNDCGKTFIQKSQLTLHHRTHTGEKPYECNDCGKAFIQKSKLTLHRRTHTGEKPYECNDCGKAFCHTSSLIRHQRAHTGEKPYECNDCGKDFCHMSSLIRHQRTHTGEKPYECNDYGEAFIQKSN is encoded by the coding sequence atgaaaaGGGATGACCTGATTATGATCAAGCAGGAAAATCAATATGAAAACTTGGATCAGGATGCTATGGCAAGCAGCAAGACATCAACTCCTGAGGGAGtggaattcaaaaaaattaatttgagttCAAGCCATATTCCAAAACTGATTTCCAAAGATGGAAATTATTCAGGAATAAAACCTGAAGAATTCAATGTATGTCACATTGTATATCACCCCAGTGGGCTTCCTGAGATGGAAGTTGGAGAGAAATCTGCTGTCACCGATGTGCCTGAGAACTCTCTCCAATGTTATGAGCCGCTTAGTGAGCATCACAAGATTCACGCTGTGCAGCAGCCATTTGAACATACTGCACAGTGGAAAGCCTTTGAAAATAAGAAGATACTCTTCACATTTGGAAGGACCCACATGGAGGACACTTGTCATAAGGAAACAACTCAGATAGAGGAGAAAAAATTCCATTTATGTTCTAACCTCAGTAATCATCAACAAACCCACACAAGAGAcaaattttatgaatattttggaTATGGAAAACCTCTTATTTACAAATCAGACCTTGCAATAAATCAGAGGCACCCTACAGGGAAGAACTATGCATGTGAACCCTGTGGAAAACCAGGTAGCAGTCAATCTTGCCATACCATTTATCACAGTAATCTCATAGGGGAAAATCCTCATGTATTTAGTGAATGTGGAGAAACCCTGTATCAGAAGACAGGCCTTATTAGAAATCAAAGGattcacacaggggagaagccttACGAGTGTAATGACTGTGGAAAATCCTTTGGCCGAATGTCACACCTCATAATGCATCAAAGAATacacactggggagaagccctATGAATGTGTCGACTGTGGAAAAGCCTTCGGTCATAAGTCCCATTTAACAGTACATCAGAGAACTCACACCGGGGAGAAACCTTACGAATGTGATGGCTGTGAAAGATCTTTTGGCCGTATGGCATCCCTCATGCTGCATCAAAGAatacacacaggggagaaaccttacgAATGTGATGACTGTGGGAAAGCTTTTGGTCGTATGTCATCCCTCATAATACATCatagaattcacacaggggagagACCTTATGAATGTACTGATTGTGGGAAAGCCTTTGGTCATAAGTCATACCTGAGAgtgcatcagagaattcacacgggggaaaaaccctatgaatgtagtGACTGCGGAAAAGCCTTCAGCTGTACATCCCAAGTCATAAAACATCAGAGAactcacacaggggagaagccttATCGATGTAAAGACTGCGGGAAAGACTTTGTCGAGATGTCACAACTCACAAAACACcggagaattcacacaggggagaaaccttatgaatgtaaagaaTGTGGAAAAGCATTTATACAGAAGTCACAACTCACAATACATCAGagaacacacacaggggagagacCTTTTGAATGTAGTGACTGTGGGAAAGCCTTCCGAAGCACTTCACATCTTGTAAAACATCAGAAAatacacacaggggagaaaccttatgaatgtactGACTGTGGGAAAGCCTTTGGCCACACTTCGTGCCTCATaagacatcagagaattcacacaggggagaaaccttatgaatgtaacgACTGTGGAAAAACCTTTATCCAGAAGTCACAGCTCACTTTGCATCACAGAactcacacaggagagaaaccttatgaatgtaatgactGCGGAAAAGCCTTTATTCAGAAGTCAAAACTAACACTACATCGAAGAACACACAcgggggagaaaccttatgaatgtaacgACTGTGGAAAAGCTTTCTGCCATACGTCATCCCTCATAAGACATCAGAGAGCTCACAcgggggagaaaccttatgaatgcaatgACTGTGGAAAAGATTTTTGCCATATGTCATCCCTCATAAGACATCAGAGAactcacactggggagaaaccttatgaatgcaatgACTATGGAGAAGCCTTTATCCAGAAGTCAAATTAA